CATCACGGGCACCGAGGTGATCGAGGAAGACCGCGCCACCGGGCGGCGGGCGACGCGCTTCATCCGCGGCCCCGTCTTCACGCAGGTGCTGCTGGCGGATGAGATCAACCGCACGCCGCCCAAGACGCAGGCGGCGCTGCTGGAGGCCATGCAGGAGGGCCGGGTGACGGCGGGCGGCGAAGACATGGAGCTGCCGCGCCCGTTCTTCGTGCTGGCCACGCAGAACCCGGTGGAGCAGGAGGGCACCTATCCGCTTCCCGAGGCGCAGCTGGACCGCTTCATGTTCGACATCCGGCTGGACTATCCATCGACCGAGGAAGAGGTGCAGATCCTCCGCTCCACCACCGGTGTGCAGGACGCGCCGGTGGAGCGGGTGCTGGATGCGGAGCGGGTGCTGACGCTGCAGCGCTGGACGCGCGAGGTGCCCGTGGCCGACAACGTCTTTCACTACGCCGCCTCGCTCGTGCGCGCCACGCGGCCTGGCGACGCCAGCGCGGAGGATGACGTGAAGCGCTGGATCCGCTGGGGCGCCGGCCCCCGCGCCGGCCAGGCGCTGATCCTGGGCGCCAAGGCCAACGCGCTGCTTGCCGGCCGCTTCCACGTGACGCCCGAGGACGTTCGGCGGGTGGCGGCTCCGGTGCTGCGCCACCGGGTGCTAGT
This genomic interval from Longimicrobium sp. contains the following:
- a CDS encoding MoxR family ATPase, whose amino-acid sequence is MLTAENEVESLLADAGRLRAQVRRRIVGQEAVLDEVLMCLLAGGHALLVGVPGLAKTLLVRTLSEAMELEFRRVQFTPDLMPGDITGTEVIEEDRATGRRATRFIRGPVFTQVLLADEINRTPPKTQAALLEAMQEGRVTAGGEDMELPRPFFVLATQNPVEQEGTYPLPEAQLDRFMFDIRLDYPSTEEEVQILRSTTGVQDAPVERVLDAERVLTLQRWTREVPVADNVFHYAASLVRATRPGDASAEDDVKRWIRWGAGPRAGQALILGAKANALLAGRFHVTPEDVRRVAAPVLRHRVLVNFHAEAEGVSSDTVIARLIESVAPPRSGL